The Thermobifida halotolerans sequence GACCCCGGCGACGACGCCGATGGCGAGGTTGTGGGTGACCACCACGATCACCACGGTGACCGTCATGACGGTGGTCTCGCCGATGGGCATCCGCCTGAGCGTCGCGGGGGCGACGGAGTGCCAGTCGAACGTCGAGACCGACACGATGATCATCACGGCGACCAGGGCGGCCATGGGGATCTGGGAGACCCAGGGGCCGAAGGCGATGCACAGGACCATCAGGAACACGCCGGCCAGGAACGTGGAGAAACGGGTCCGGGCCCCCGCGGTCTTGACGTTGATCATGGTCTGGCCGATCATCGCGCAGCCGCCCATGCCGCCGAAGCAGCCGGTGACGATGTTGGCGATGCCCTGGCCGATGGCCTCGCGGGTCTTGTTGGAGTGGGTGTCGGTGATGTCGTCCACCAGCTTGGCCGTCATCAGCGACTCCATCAGCCCGACCAGTGCGAACGCGAACGCGTAGGGGGCGATGAGGGTGAGGGTGTCCAGGGTGGGCGGCACGTCGGGCAGGCCCGGTGCGGGCAGGGAGGAGGGCAGGGCCCCCTTGTCGCCGACGGTCGGCACGGCCAGGCCCGCACCGATCGTCAACGCGGTCAGCGCGACGATGGACACCAGCGGGGCGGGCACGGCCCGGGTCAGCCTGGGGAAGAGGACCATGATGGCCAGCGCGCCCAGGACCAGGGGGTAGACGGTCCACGGAACGTCGCGCAGTTCGGGGACCTGGGCCATGAAGATCAGGATCGCCAGGGCGTTGACGAAGCCGACCATGACCGAGCGGGGGACGAACCGCATCAGCTTCGCCACTCCGAGCGAGCCGAGGAGGACCTGGAAGACCCCGCCCAGGATGACCGCGGCGACGAGGTGGCCCAGCCCGTACTCGCGCGCCAGTGGCGCCACGACCAGGGCCATCGCGCCGGTGGCCGCGGAGATCATCGCCGAGCGGCCGCCGACGACGGAGATGACCACGGCCATGGTGAAGGAGGCGAACAGGCCGACGCTGGGGTCGACTCCGGCGATGATCGAGAACGAGATCGCCTCGGGGATCAGCGCGAGCGCGACGACCAGGCCCGCCAGAATCTCGGTGCGTACCGTGGACAACGGGGGGAGGGGGAGTCGGCGGCGCGGCCGGACCGTTCGTAGGAGGTTCAAGAAACGCCAATCTAGTGCTGGGCAGCCCGAACGAGGGCGGCCTGAGCGGCCGGGGCTTCGGGAGGGGTACTGGAGGTCGGGGGCGTGTGCTCACCACTGCGGTGGTCGGTGCGGAAAGCCTCTCCAGTGGAGACCGTCCTGCCGGACGGAAGTCGTGCGGTGACCTTTCGGGAATCCGGGCGCGAGCGGCGTCGGTCGGCAGCCGCGGAATCGTCGACCGCCGGAAGCGGTCTCCGGCGGTTGGTACCTCCGGAATCCTACCCTTACGTCACTGTCTGGATGGCTCCGAACGCATGAGAGTGTCCTCACAGACCCTGGTGAGGAAGGAAACCGTCGGGCAGGTGCCCGGTCTCCGACCGCCCGACGGTTCCCGTGCGGCGTCAGCCGGGCCGCCCCGAGCGGTCCGTGGCCGCGGTCAGGAGGTGCCCCGGCGGACAGCACGAAGAGCGCGACGAGTACGGGCAGCGCTCCCAGCGCCAGGACGGCGGGCTGGTAGGACCCGGACACCCCGTATCCGGCCGACAGCAGGAGCGGCCCCAGGACGGTGGAGCCCACGGCGACGGACCGGGTCAGACCGCGCAGCGAGCCCAGCGCGGCCGCCCGTGGTAGTGGGGGAGTGCGGCGGTGTGCACGGCACGTGTCGCCGCGGCCGCCGCGCCCAACGTGACTCCGTAGGCGGTGGCGGTGACTCCCGGCGGCACGAGCGGCAGCGGCGCGAGGCCGCCCGCGTGTGCGGCCATCGTCACGCAGACGAGCAGTTTGGGGGAGAAGCGGTCGGTGGCCGAGCCGAACAGCAGGGAGGCGGCCAGCCCCGCGAGGGCCTGCGGCAGGAAGTCGGCGGCGGCTTGGGCCGGAGTGAGTCCCTGCCAGCCCAGGACCGGGGCCCCGCCGGGAGCAGACGGCCTCCCCCGCGTGCCCGCCGGAGCGTCCCGGGTCTCTCCGCTCCTCCCCGGGGCCGCCCTCTCCGGGAACCTACTCTAACGTTAGAGATGGTTTGTTCTCCGTTCATGTCCGGCGGATCGCCCGCCGGACGGAGGAAGCGCCCGAACGGGAAGGAGAGGGCTCATGCCCCGACAGCTGACCTGCCCCGAGTGCGGGGAGACCGAGGAGCTCACCGGGCGGCGCACCGACGAGGGCATCGAGGTGTCCTGCGACAGGTGCGGGGCGCGGTGGCCGCGCGACACCCCCTACTCGTGTGCCACCTGCGGTGGTCAGGACATCCACATGCGGGCCCAGGCCCTCACCCAGTACTCCCGGGGGACGCAGTTGTCCATCGTGGGCCTGCACCACGTCCCGCTGTGCGCCGTGTGCGACGCCGAGATGCTCGAACGCGCCAACCAGCACAAGCCGGTCCCCGGCCGCTACGAGCCCGCCGCCGTCCACAGGCGCGAGGACGGCGACGGCGGCGCGGCGTCGGAGTCCCTCATCCTGCCCCGGTGACCCCGGGCGGGCGCGGCACGCGGAGAACGGGTTCCGCGTGTCCGCGCGCGGAGGAACGTGGCTGCGGCGGCACGGACGTCGACAAAGGGGAGACGTCCGCGCCGCCGCGAGGGAAAAACCAGCGAGTACGCGTCGGAAGCGGTGCTGGACTCCCGTCCGGAAACTCTACTCTCCCGTGAGGGTAGACATGAACGGCGGGCCCCGCGGGAACCGCCGAGGAGCGTTCAGTTCTGTTCTTCGATGCCTCCGGCGAGGAGGGGTTCCATGAGCAGGGTGGGGTGGTCGCGTTGGATGACCTTGAGGCGCCACTTGTTGTGGACCAGGACCAGCAGCGCGTTGTCGGAGCGGCGGGTCAGGACCTCCGCGCCCGACAGGCCGTGCAGGACGGGGGCGGAGTCGGGGTCGGTGCGTCGGGCCAGGCCGTAGTCCAGGTGTGCCAGTTCCACCGGGGCGCGGAACTCGTGTTCCATGCGGTGGCGTACCACGTCGAACTGCAGTGGGCCGACCGCGGCCAGTACCGGGGCCTGTTCGCCGCGCACGTCGGAGACCAGCACCTGGACCACGCCTTCGGAGTCGAGTTGGGCGATGCCGCGGCGGAACTGCTTGTAGCGGCCCGAGTCCAGGGCGCGGGCCACCGCGAAGTGTTCGGGCGCGAAGCTGGGAATGGGGGGAAACTCCACCTTCGGCCCGTCGTAGAGGGTGTCGCCCACCCGCAGGGATTGGGCGTTGACCAGCGCGATCACGTCTCCGGGGTAGGCGGTGTCCACCGTGTGGCGCTCGCTGCCGAACACCGCCTGGGTGTACTTGGTGGCGAACGGGCGGCCCGTGGCGGCGTGGGTGAGGACCATGCCCCGGTCGAAGCGGCCGGAGCAGACGCGTACGAACGCCATCCGGTCGCGGTGCTGCTTGTCCATGTTGGCCTGCATCTTGAACACGAATCCGGCGAACGGCGCCTCCACCGGGCGGGGCGCGCCGGTGGTGTCGGTGCGCGCCGAGGGCGCGGGGGCCAGGTCGATGAGGGTGCGCAGCAGGTGGGACACCCCGAAGTTGGGCAGGGCGGCGCCGAACAGCACGGGCGAGGACCTGCCCGCCAGGAACGACGCCTCGTCGAAGTCGGCGCCGATCTCGTCCAGCAGGTCGAGTTCCTCGGTGGCCTGGTGCCAGGCGGGGCCTTCCAGTTCGGCGGCCGCGGCGTGGTCGAGGGTCTGCTCCAGGGCGCGGGTGGCGCCGCCGGGGGTGCGGTGCAGTCGGGTGTAGGTGTTGTCGCGGGTGCGGTCGATCAGGCCGCGGAAGTCTCCGGCGATGCCCACCGGCCAGTTCAGGGGGGTGGGGCGCAGTCCGATGCGCTGCTCGATCTCGTCGAGCAGTTCCAGGGGTTCGCGGCCGGGCCGGTCCCATTTGTTGACGAACGTGATGACCGGGATGTTGCGGTTGCGGGCCACGTCGAACAGTTTCAGGGTCTGGGGTTCCAGGCCCTTGGCCGAGTCCAGCAGCATCACCGCGCAGTCCACCGCGGCCAGTACCCGGTAGGTGTCCTCGGAGAAGTCGGCGTGGCCGGGGGTGTCCAGCAGGTTGAGTACCCGGTCGTCGTAGTCGATGCGCAGTGCGGCGGAGGTGATGGAGATGCCGCGGGCCTGTTCCATGTCCATCCAGTCCGAGGTCACGCCCCGCCGGTCGCCCTTGCCGTGCACGGCTCCGGCCGAGGTGATCGCCGCCGCGTGCAGGGCCAGGGCCTCGGTCAACGTCGACTTGCCCGCGTCCGGATGCGAGATCACCGCGAACGTACGCCGCCGCCCCGCCTCGTTCCGGATCTCGGCTGTCACCCGGTGCCCGGACGTGTCCGCTGGTGCGCTCAACGACTGCTCCTCTTCCTCGCTCAGGGGCGGGTGCCGATCTTGTTCCGTTGCGCGCGCAGCCGATCGCCGAACTCCTCCGCCATGGCCAGTTGTTCGCGCAGTGCGGTGCAGCGTGCCTCGATCGCCTCCTCGAACAGATCGAGTCGGGCGGTCAGTGCGGCGCGCTCGCGTTCGTCGGCCGCACCGGATTCGAGTCGGTCGATGACGTCCAGCAGGTCGCGGGTCTCCTCCAGGCTGAACTCCAGCGGTTTCATCCGCTTGATCAGCAGGAGTCGTTCCACGTCGGACTCGGTGTAGAGGCGGAAGCCCCCCTTGGAGCGCGCGGACGGCTCGACCAGGCCCACCTCGCCGTAGTAGCGGATCGTCCGCAGCGACAGGCCCGTGCGTTCGGCCACCTCGCCGATCTGCATGTGGTCCCTGTGCATCGGACCACCTCCTCAACAAATCTACCCTAACGTTATGGACGACTTTCCGCGATCCGGTCGCCGAAGTACCGCCGACTGACGCGTAGCCGACCCGGACTGGTAGGAGAGCCTGCCACAGATCGGTCGGGCATCCCCGCCGCAGTCCGGCCTCTCTACTCTTACGTAAGGGTAGACTCCGGGAGGGGTGGCGCGCCCTCCGGCTCGGCGCCCGGGGCCCCGCACGGTACGCCACCGGTTCGGGACAGCCGCCTTCCCCAGGCAACGGCGACCTCGAAGGGAAAGAACCATGGCGACCTACCGCCTCCGGCTCCGCGACGGTTCCACGGTCACCCACCGGGCCCTGCGGATCCGCACCGACGCCACCACCCTCTACCTGGAGGACCGGGCCGCCGGGGCCTGGCGCCCCGTCGTCGACTACCGGCTCGACGACGTCGAACGGCTGCAACGCCGGTTCGTCGAGAACAACGGGAGCTGGGTCTGGATGGAGGAGCGCCTCTCCGTCTCGCGGACCGGCCACCGGCCCTGGCGGGACTCCGCTCCCCCGAACCCCTCCGGCCAGGTCGGCTGACGGACGAAAAGCCCCGCCCCTCAGGGGTCCGGAGCGCTGTGGAACCGGTGGCCGGCCCGCGCCGCTTCGCGGCGGACGCCGCCGCGCGGCCCCGCCGCCTCAGGGACGGAGTCCGCGCAGGGAGGCGGGCAGCGGTTCGGCGTGGACGATGTGCAGACCGCTCACCGCACGGGTCAGGGCCACGTAGAGACGGTTGAGGCCGCGCGGTTCGGCGGTGACGATCCGGGCCGGTTCGGCGACGACGACCGAGTCGAACTCCAGTCCCTTGGCGAGGGTGGCGGGCACGCACACCAGCCGGGCGGACTCCAGCGCGTCCTCGTCCGCACCGAGCAGCGCGGGCTCCAGCCCCTCGGCGGACAGCCGCTCACGGATGGCGGGAACGTCGGAGTCGGCTGCGACGAGGCCGACGGAACCGTCGCCCCCGAGCGCCTCCCGGCAGGCCGACACGAGCGCGTCGAAGTAGTCGCTCCCGGCGGCCTCGGTGACCCGCAGCGCTCCGGGGGCCTGCCGCACTCCGGTGGGCGCTCCCAGGCCGGGAGCGATCTTTGGGAGCAGCCGCGCGGCGTAGTCGATGATCTGCGCCGGGACTCGGAACCCGCGGTCGAGGACCGCCAGGCGGGCGTCGGGCTGGCCGAGGTGGGCCAGCAGGGTCGACCAGTCGTCGACCGCCGCCGGGCTGGTGCCCTGGGCGATGTCGCCGAGCACGGTGAGCGACCCCCGGGCGCAGCGGCGTCCGAGGGCCCGGCACTGCATCGGGCTGAGGTCCTGGGCCTCGTCGACGACGATGTGGCCCAGCGTCGACGGCCGCTCGATCAGGGCGGCGGCCTCGTCGATGAGCGCCAGGTCCTCGACGGACCAGCGCGCCGACTTCGGACCGCGCGGCCGCCCGGGCAGCAGGATCGCCTCCTGCTCCTCGTCGGTGAGGATGCCCCCGGCGGCGCGGGCGAGTCGGTCGCGGTCGGTGAGCAGGCCCAGGACCAGGCGGACCGGGTCGGCCTTGGGCCACATCTTCCGGGCGGCGGCGCCGATCGCCCGGTTGCGGCGCAGTTCGCTGAGCGTGCGCGCCTCGTAGGGCTCGCCGGAGAACTCGATCCGCTGCATCACCAGGTGGGCGAGGCGCTGGGCGAGCAGGGTCGGCCCCGCCCCGTAGCCGATGCCGCGCTCCCGCAGTTCGGTGAGGACCTCGGCCAGTTCGTCGGGGTAGAGGCGCCACCTGCGCGCGCCCTTCGAGACGACCAGGGCCTCCTCGAGCGGCCGCGGCTGCGCCCACAGATCCCGGAAGACGACCTCGGCCATGCGGGCGTCGCCCTTGATCCGGGCGGCGTGCGGCTCCTCGACCCGGGAGACGGGGACCCGGCCGATCAGCTCCTCGACGGTGGTCTGGCGCACCCCGACCTCGCCGAGCGCGGGCAGCACGTTGCGGATGTAGGACAGAAAGGAGCGGTTCGGTCCGACGATGGCCACGCCGCCGTCCTGGCGCAGCCGGTCCCGTTCGGTGTAGAGCAGGAAGGCGACGCGGTGCAGGCCCACGGCGGTCTTGCCGGTGCCCGGGGCGCCCTGTACGCACAGCGCGGGCCGCATCGGTGCGCGGACCAGTTCGTCCTGCTCCGGTTGGATGGTGGCGACGATGTCGCGCATCGGCCCGGAACGGGGGCGTTCGATCTCCGCGGTCAGCAGCGCACCGGCCGCGTCGGACGCCTCCCCTTCCCCGGGGGCGGACAGCGGCTCGTCCTCGTAGGCGGTCAGCTCCGCGGAGTCGGAGAACCCGTAGCGGCGGCGCAGCAGTACTCCCTGCGGGTCGTCGCGGCCGGCCCGGTAGAACGCGGCGGAGACCGGCGCACGCCAGTCGATGACCAGGGCGTCGCCGTCGGCGTCGTGCACGTGCCGCCGCCCGATGTAGACCCGGTCGGCGTCGGGGGCGCGCACGGGCGAGGACGAGTCGGCGGGCCCGCTCTCGTAGACGGTGCCGGGCGGGTAGTCGAGCCGTCCGAAGAACAGCGGGACGTCGGGCAGGTCGACCAGGGCGTCGGCCCGCCGCTGGCGGTCCATGACCAGCAGCCGGTTGGTGAAGGTGTAGTCGGCGTCCTCGGAGCTGTCCTGCACGGTCTCGGTGGTGACGACGTCCTCGTGCATGCGCCGCAGGGCGGCGCGCGCCTCGGAGAGGAAGGCGCGTTCGGCCCGGATCTCGGGATCGAGCTCGAAAGAGGGCACGGTCTCGGACATGGTGGAGACGACCTCGGTGCTTGTCGGAGCGGTGGACTGCGGGGCGGTGGGGGCCGGACGGCCGGCGCGCCGGGGGGGCGGCGCGTGCCCGCGGGGCCTGGATCGCCGTCGTGACCGGGGGCTACCGCCACGCAAACTCTACCCTTACGTTAGACACATTTCGCCGCGCCGGTACGGCTGCTCCTCCACCGCGGCCCGTGGGACGCGGCCGTGCCACCGGCCCCGGACCGGGACGCGCACCGGCCGGGGCGGCCCGGGACAGAAGCGCCGAGGAGGCCTCCGCAGCCGTCGCCGTGCCCCTCCACCGCCCCGGTGCCTCTAGGACAGCACGGTCAGGAACGGCCCCGCGGCGACGCCCAGGGCCACCGACAGCGCCGCCGCGGCGACCGCCACCGCGGCGGCGCCACGCCCCTGCGGTCCGGCGCCTGCCGCCGGTCCGCGGCCGTCGTCGGACGGGACCCGCCGAAACAGCGGGAGAACCCACCGCAGGTAGTAGAAGAGGCTGGCGACGGTGTTGGCGAGCGCCACCACCACGAGCCAGACCAGACCCGCGTCGAAGGCGGCGGTGAAGACGGTGAGCTTGCCCACGAACACCGCCGTCGGCGGCGTACCCACCAGGCCCAGCAGGCAGACGACGAGACCGAGGGACAGCCACGGGCGGCGGCGGAACAGCCCTGTGAAGTCGCCGAGGTCGCGCGCTTCGGGCAGGGCGCACACGACGGCGAAGGCCCCGAGGTTGGTGACCGTGTAGGCGGCGAGGTAGAACAGCAGGCCCGGCAGCGCGAGCCCGGTCCCGACCGCCGCGACCGCCGTGAGCAGGTAACCGACCTGGCCGACGGTGGAGTAGGCGAGCAGGCGGCGCGCGTTGTCCTGGAAGAAGGCCGCGAGGTTGCCCAGGCTCATCGTGGCCGCGGCCACCAGCGCGACCAGCGGCGGCCAGTCCACCTCCACCCCCGCCAGCACCTGCCCGCCCAGCCGGAACAGCGCCGCCAGCGCGCCGACCTTGGGCACGGTGGTGACGAACGCGGCCACCGGCGCCGACGCGCCCTCGGTGACGTCGGGAACCCAGAAGTGCGCGGGCACGCCCCCGGCCTTGAACAGCAGCCCACCGGCGACCGCGACCGCGCCGACGGCGACGAGGGCTCCGGACGCGTCGGGCAGGCGCCGCGCCAGCTCGGTGTAGCCGGTGGCGCCCCCGGCGCCCAGCAGGAGGGCGGCGCCCACCAGCAGCACGACGGTGAAGAGCGCGCCCATCAGGTAGTACTTCAGGGCCGCCTCGGTGCCTCGGGCGTCCTTGCCGAACCCGGCGAGGGCGTACAGCGGGATGCTGGCGAGCAGGTAGCCGACGGCCAGCACCAGCAGGTCGCCCGCCCCCGCGACAACGATCGTGCCGAGCGCGCCGAGGAGCAGCAGCACGTGGTACTCCGTCTCCCGGCGGTGGCCCGCCACCCGGTCGGCCGACAGCAGGACGACCAGCGCGGTCCCGGCCAGCACGACGGCGCGCACGGCGTGCAGCAGCACGTCCAGCACGTAGGTCCCCGAGGCCGTGGCCTGCGGGGGTCGGCCCGCGAGGACGATCGTGGCGGCCAGGGCGACGGCCAGTGCGGAGAGGGCGAGCAGCCGCACGATCCACTGGCGGTGGCGGGGCAGCCAGCCGCCCAGCAGCAGTCCGGTGACGGCCGCCACCGCCACGGCGGCCTCCGGCACGAGCGCGACCGGGTCGACTCCTCCCATGCCGCTCACCGGACCACCACCGCCGCGACCGCCCGCGCGGCCGGGTCGATGACGTCCAGCAGGAACCACGGCAGCAGGCCGACGGCCACCGACAGTGCCGTCAGCGCCGCGATCGGCACCGCCTCGAAGGCACGCAGGTCGGTGACGCGGGTGT is a genomic window containing:
- a CDS encoding SulP family inorganic anion transporter, encoding MNLLRTVRPRRRLPLPPLSTVRTEILAGLVVALALIPEAISFSIIAGVDPSVGLFASFTMAVVISVVGGRSAMISAATGAMALVVAPLAREYGLGHLVAAVILGGVFQVLLGSLGVAKLMRFVPRSVMVGFVNALAILIFMAQVPELRDVPWTVYPLVLGALAIMVLFPRLTRAVPAPLVSIVALTALTIGAGLAVPTVGDKGALPSSLPAPGLPDVPPTLDTLTLIAPYAFAFALVGLMESLMTAKLVDDITDTHSNKTREAIGQGIANIVTGCFGGMGGCAMIGQTMINVKTAGARTRFSTFLAGVFLMVLCIAFGPWVSQIPMAALVAVMIIVSVSTFDWHSVAPATLRRMPIGETTVMTVTVVIVVVTHNLAIGVVAGVITAMVIFARRVAHLVEVSSVPDPEGGHIVYVVTGELFFASSNDLVYQFDYRNDPEHVIIDLSAAHIWDASSVAALDAVTTKYADRGKTVEIVGLNSHSARIHSTLTGELAGNH
- a CDS encoding peptide chain release factor 3, producing the protein MSAPADTSGHRVTAEIRNEAGRRRTFAVISHPDAGKSTLTEALALHAAAITSAGAVHGKGDRRGVTSDWMDMEQARGISITSAALRIDYDDRVLNLLDTPGHADFSEDTYRVLAAVDCAVMLLDSAKGLEPQTLKLFDVARNRNIPVITFVNKWDRPGREPLELLDEIEQRIGLRPTPLNWPVGIAGDFRGLIDRTRDNTYTRLHRTPGGATRALEQTLDHAAAAELEGPAWHQATEELDLLDEIGADFDEASFLAGRSSPVLFGAALPNFGVSHLLRTLIDLAPAPSARTDTTGAPRPVEAPFAGFVFKMQANMDKQHRDRMAFVRVCSGRFDRGMVLTHAATGRPFATKYTQAVFGSERHTVDTAYPGDVIALVNAQSLRVGDTLYDGPKVEFPPIPSFAPEHFAVARALDSGRYKQFRRGIAQLDSEGVVQVLVSDVRGEQAPVLAAVGPLQFDVVRHRMEHEFRAPVELAHLDYGLARRTDPDSAPVLHGLSGAEVLTRRSDNALLVLVHNKWRLKVIQRDHPTLLMEPLLAGGIEEQN
- a CDS encoding MerR family transcriptional regulator; the encoded protein is MHRDHMQIGEVAERTGLSLRTIRYYGEVGLVEPSARSKGGFRLYTESDVERLLLIKRMKPLEFSLEETRDLLDVIDRLESGAADERERAALTARLDLFEEAIEARCTALREQLAMAEEFGDRLRAQRNKIGTRP
- a CDS encoding HelD family protein codes for the protein MSETVPSFELDPEIRAERAFLSEARAALRRMHEDVVTTETVQDSSEDADYTFTNRLLVMDRQRRADALVDLPDVPLFFGRLDYPPGTVYESGPADSSSPVRAPDADRVYIGRRHVHDADGDALVIDWRAPVSAAFYRAGRDDPQGVLLRRRYGFSDSAELTAYEDEPLSAPGEGEASDAAGALLTAEIERPRSGPMRDIVATIQPEQDELVRAPMRPALCVQGAPGTGKTAVGLHRVAFLLYTERDRLRQDGGVAIVGPNRSFLSYIRNVLPALGEVGVRQTTVEELIGRVPVSRVEEPHAARIKGDARMAEVVFRDLWAQPRPLEEALVVSKGARRWRLYPDELAEVLTELRERGIGYGAGPTLLAQRLAHLVMQRIEFSGEPYEARTLSELRRNRAIGAAARKMWPKADPVRLVLGLLTDRDRLARAAGGILTDEEQEAILLPGRPRGPKSARWSVEDLALIDEAAALIERPSTLGHIVVDEAQDLSPMQCRALGRRCARGSLTVLGDIAQGTSPAAVDDWSTLLAHLGQPDARLAVLDRGFRVPAQIIDYAARLLPKIAPGLGAPTGVRQAPGALRVTEAAGSDYFDALVSACREALGGDGSVGLVAADSDVPAIRERLSAEGLEPALLGADEDALESARLVCVPATLAKGLEFDSVVVAEPARIVTAEPRGLNRLYVALTRAVSGLHIVHAEPLPASLRGLRP
- a CDS encoding NADH-quinone oxidoreductase subunit N — encoded protein: MGGVDPVALVPEAAVAVAAVTGLLLGGWLPRHRQWIVRLLALSALAVALAATIVLAGRPPQATASGTYVLDVLLHAVRAVVLAGTALVVLLSADRVAGHRRETEYHVLLLLGALGTIVVAGAGDLLVLAVGYLLASIPLYALAGFGKDARGTEAALKYYLMGALFTVVLLVGAALLLGAGGATGYTELARRLPDASGALVAVGAVAVAGGLLFKAGGVPAHFWVPDVTEGASAPVAAFVTTVPKVGALAALFRLGGQVLAGVEVDWPPLVALVAAATMSLGNLAAFFQDNARRLLAYSTVGQVGYLLTAVAAVGTGLALPGLLFYLAAYTVTNLGAFAVVCALPEARDLGDFTGLFRRRPWLSLGLVVCLLGLVGTPPTAVFVGKLTVFTAAFDAGLVWLVVVALANTVASLFYYLRWVLPLFRRVPSDDGRGPAAGAGPQGRGAAAVAVAAAALSVALGVAAGPFLTVLS